In one window of uncultured Draconibacterium sp. DNA:
- a CDS encoding sigma-70 family RNA polymerase sigma factor has product MTTKEFKNTVIPYSVKLYPMLFRILKNEEETRDALQELMLKLWNRKDELVKCTNQSAYIITMARNYSFDLLKKKNPQAMDEKHEYRILNMEADGTDSDTIERYEKVKQVINDLPEKYKTVIELRDIDGFSFDEIKEITGYEVANLRVILSRARQKVKEEVEKIYDYDTSGKYARQIL; this is encoded by the coding sequence ATGACCACTAAAGAGTTTAAAAATACGGTAATTCCATATTCGGTAAAGCTGTACCCGATGTTGTTTCGTATTCTTAAAAATGAAGAAGAGACACGCGATGCTTTGCAGGAATTGATGCTAAAGTTATGGAACCGGAAAGACGAGTTGGTAAAGTGCACTAACCAATCGGCCTACATAATAACGATGGCGCGAAATTACAGTTTTGATCTGCTGAAAAAGAAAAACCCGCAGGCGATGGATGAAAAGCATGAATACCGGATATTGAATATGGAAGCCGATGGAACAGATTCTGATACGATTGAACGATACGAGAAGGTAAAACAGGTAATAAATGATTTACCGGAGAAGTACAAAACGGTTATTGAGTTGCGCGACATTGATGGCTTTTCGTTTGACGAGATCAAAGAAATAACCGGTTATGAAGTGGCTAACCTGCGGGTGATTCTTTCGCGGGCCAGGCAAAAAGTAAAAGAAGAGGTTGAAAAAATCTACGATTATGACACATCAGGAAAATATGCTCGACAAATATTATAG
- a CDS encoding manganese efflux pump MntP family protein — protein MTTAKFITFLLLGIGLSFDSFAVSVSCGLMKREIKFKQATLVAASLAFFQATFPVIGWLIGEALKDLISSVDHWIAFGLLALIGGKMIVEGIKEDGTLKNFDPFKISVLIGLSIATSIDALVVGLSFGFLEIPILFPVLVIGSVTFIAAMLGMLFGKNISAKRSHQSLILGGIILFAIGLKILIEHLLIHTS, from the coding sequence ATGACTACAGCAAAATTCATAACCTTTTTACTTCTCGGTATTGGCTTAAGTTTCGATTCCTTTGCAGTTTCTGTGTCGTGTGGTTTGATGAAACGGGAGATTAAATTTAAACAGGCGACTTTGGTTGCCGCATCACTTGCATTTTTTCAGGCTACTTTTCCGGTAATTGGATGGCTTATAGGCGAAGCGCTTAAAGACCTGATCTCTTCGGTAGATCATTGGATCGCTTTTGGCTTATTGGCATTAATCGGCGGAAAGATGATTGTGGAAGGGATTAAAGAAGATGGCACGCTCAAAAATTTCGACCCCTTTAAAATCAGCGTATTAATTGGTCTTTCGATAGCCACCAGTATCGATGCACTGGTTGTTGGATTAAGTTTTGGTTTTCTTGAAATCCCCATTCTATTTCCGGTTTTGGTTATTGGCTCGGTAACTTTTATTGCAGCTATGTTGGGTATGTTATTCGGGAAAAATATCTCTGCTAAAAGAAGCCATCAATCGCTTATTTTGGGAGGAATAATTTTATTTGCTATTGGGCTCAAAATATTGATAGAACATTTGCTAATTCACACTTCCTGA
- the queD gene encoding 6-carboxytetrahydropterin synthase QueD has product MAKIRVTKKFHFEMGHALHNYDGLCRNIHGHTYNMEVTLLGEIREETGHPKDGMVIDFGKLKKLVKEKIVNVYDHSLVVSQIYADKNQEHLLKATERLIVHDFQPTSENMCVYFAGVLQQELPEDVSLYSIRLYETATSYAEWFAEDNK; this is encoded by the coding sequence ATGGCGAAGATAAGAGTTACCAAGAAATTCCATTTTGAAATGGGCCACGCACTGCACAATTACGATGGCTTGTGCCGCAATATTCACGGGCATACTTACAACATGGAAGTGACTTTACTTGGTGAAATAAGGGAGGAGACAGGACACCCGAAAGACGGGATGGTGATTGATTTTGGGAAGCTCAAAAAACTGGTAAAAGAAAAGATCGTAAATGTGTACGACCACAGTTTGGTGGTAAGCCAAATTTATGCCGACAAAAACCAGGAGCACCTGCTAAAAGCTACTGAACGGTTAATCGTTCACGATTTCCAGCCCACATCGGAAAATATGTGTGTATATTTTGCCGGCGTTCTACAACAAGAATTGCCCGAAGATGTTTCTTTGTATAGTATTCGTCTATACGAAACGGCAACATCATATGCCGAATGGTTTGCAGAAGATAATAAATAG
- a CDS encoding mechanosensitive ion channel domain-containing protein, whose amino-acid sequence MEEVNNLSEKLYDLVMTYGPKLIGAIITLIIGLWVISILRGAIRRRFEKQNVDPSLRGFLNSLIGIGLKAMLWIAVIGMMGVQMTSFIAILGAAGLAVGMALSGTLQNFAGGIMILIFKPFKVGNYISAQGHSGTVNEIQIFNTILKTPDNKTIIIPNGGLSTGSMINFSAEAKRRVDFTFGIAYGDDVDKAKEVLMKLIKADERIINDPAEPFIAVSELADSSVNLVVRVWAEAANYWGIYFDLHENVYKTFDKEGLNIPFPQMDVHVQK is encoded by the coding sequence ATGGAAGAAGTAAACAATTTATCCGAAAAACTTTATGATTTAGTAATGACCTATGGCCCCAAATTAATTGGGGCAATCATCACTCTAATTATCGGCTTGTGGGTTATCTCTATTCTAAGAGGTGCAATACGTAGACGTTTTGAAAAACAAAATGTAGATCCCTCTCTTCGGGGCTTTCTAAACAGCCTGATCGGGATTGGCTTAAAAGCCATGCTTTGGATCGCTGTTATTGGAATGATGGGCGTTCAGATGACCTCTTTCATTGCAATTCTTGGTGCCGCCGGTTTGGCAGTGGGCATGGCATTATCCGGTACCCTCCAAAATTTTGCGGGAGGCATTATGATTCTCATTTTTAAACCATTCAAAGTGGGGAATTACATTAGCGCCCAGGGACACTCTGGTACGGTAAATGAGATTCAGATTTTTAATACGATTCTGAAAACACCGGACAATAAAACCATTATTATTCCCAACGGAGGTTTGTCAACCGGTTCTATGATTAATTTCTCTGCCGAAGCAAAACGCCGTGTTGACTTTACTTTTGGTATTGCCTACGGCGATGACGTGGATAAAGCGAAAGAAGTTTTAATGAAACTGATAAAAGCCGATGAAAGGATTATAAATGATCCGGCAGAACCTTTTATTGCAGTTAGCGAACTGGCCGACAGCTCAGTTAATTTAGTGGTTCGTGTATGGGCCGAAGCTGCCAATTACTGGGGAATTTATTTCGATCTTCATGAAAATGTTTACAAAACATTCGATAAGGAAGGTCTCAATATCCCTTTCCCGCAAATGGATGTACATGTACAGAAATAA
- a CDS encoding phosphopantetheine-binding protein — translation METETVTEKSLRRNLYRVLRKTGVTRDNICLTASFYEDLNFDNIDWTIFIHYLERIFNIRINDEELNSFSNVNDTLLYLRGELVYSSN, via the coding sequence ATGGAGACAGAAACAGTTACAGAAAAGTCGCTACGAAGAAACCTCTACCGGGTGTTGCGTAAAACAGGTGTTACCAGAGATAACATTTGTTTAACCGCCTCGTTTTATGAGGATCTGAATTTCGACAACATTGATTGGACAATTTTTATTCACTATTTAGAACGCATCTTCAACATTCGGATAAATGATGAGGAGCTAAATAGTTTTTCGAATGTGAACGATACACTCCTTTATTTACGTGGTGAATTGGTTTATTCGAGTAATTAG
- a CDS encoding DUF4252 domain-containing protein has protein sequence MKKLVVMVLMIGIVFPVLAQQSQSLFEQLTEKYANQDGFSASMLSSDMFDLYLKKKNIDENSDLAKALESLDNILVISQSRFGVEPGDFFGDEKPAKKEKSGEPELFGDIIKHYKQNGYSLLKTEKRMGEEVKVYLQRNNGSITALALITNSSRSTSLVELDGDIDLANVADLNKALNLRGLENLYKIDNSSPGYFAGPGNFPAFEFDEARLAEIEARAREMAEKASLSEEQIAKIEQQAQLQFEKQREMAEKQRELAEKYGRQPIFLTTPGDTSTVYYIDGKKVKSDKVKELLKNNEVEQIEKTNEGDKTVIMIKTKKALK, from the coding sequence ATGAAAAAGTTAGTAGTAATGGTGTTAATGATCGGGATTGTTTTTCCGGTATTGGCACAGCAGTCTCAGAGCCTTTTTGAGCAGTTAACAGAAAAATATGCCAACCAGGATGGTTTTAGCGCCAGCATGTTAAGCAGCGATATGTTCGATCTGTACCTGAAAAAGAAAAACATAGATGAAAACTCGGATCTGGCAAAAGCGCTGGAAAGTCTGGATAATATTTTGGTGATTAGCCAAAGTCGTTTTGGAGTAGAGCCCGGAGATTTTTTTGGCGATGAAAAGCCGGCAAAAAAGGAAAAATCGGGTGAGCCGGAATTATTCGGGGATATTATAAAACATTACAAGCAGAATGGTTATTCGCTATTGAAAACGGAAAAGCGTATGGGCGAAGAGGTAAAGGTTTATCTTCAACGAAATAATGGATCAATAACGGCACTCGCTTTAATAACAAACTCAAGTCGGTCTACCAGTTTGGTAGAATTAGATGGCGATATTGATTTAGCAAATGTTGCCGATCTGAATAAAGCTTTAAATCTGCGCGGCTTAGAAAATCTGTATAAAATCGATAATTCGTCGCCAGGTTATTTTGCAGGACCGGGGAACTTTCCGGCATTCGAATTTGATGAGGCCAGACTCGCTGAAATTGAAGCCCGCGCGCGCGAGATGGCAGAAAAGGCAAGTCTGTCGGAAGAACAAATTGCCAAAATAGAACAACAGGCACAACTGCAATTTGAGAAGCAACGGGAAATGGCCGAGAAGCAACGCGAATTGGCAGAAAAGTACGGGCGACAGCCGATCTTCCTTACTACTCCCGGCGACACATCTACGGTTTATTACATAGATGGTAAAAAGGTAAAAAGCGATAAGGTGAAGGAATTATTGAAAAATAATGAGGTTGAACAAATCGAGAAAACCAATGAAGGAGATAAAACAGTAATTATGATAAAAACAAAAAAGGCGCTCAAATAA
- the polA gene encoding DNA polymerase I: protein MAENKQQKLFLLDAFALIYRSYFAFIRNPRFNSKGVNTSAMLGVTNTIVQLMEKEDPENLAVVFDVSAPTFRHEMYKEYKANRDEMPEDLRKSIPYIRKIIEAFNIPIIEKEGYEADDVIGTLAKKAEKEGFTTYMMTPDKDYAQLVSDQIYMYKPGKAGGDVEIWGLPEVQENFGIETADQVIDILGLMGDLADNIPGCPGVGPKTAQKLIAEYGSIEELYKNTDKLKGKQKERIVENEEQVRLSKVLATIITDAPVEFDLKNLKKDELNKEELKKLFDELEFKTLISRLKLSDTPVETAMQGTLFGAPEEAVVETETPTTKENIDSVPHQYYLIETELQRASLRAELSVQKEFCFDTETTGLDTKTAEIVCLSFAFREHEAFCVTIPTDRKEAQKVMDEFRDIFADTNITKIGQNIKFDILILKNYDVEVKGKLYDTMLAHYLIQPDMKHNLDMLCLQYLNYEKVPTEDLIGKKGKNQQTMRSVTTEKLRDYACEDADLTLQLKNALNPELDKAGVRELFETLEMPLVPVLVKMESAGVKLNSDELNKSAEVLRNQIIELEKEIIELAGEDFNVSSPKQLGPILFDKLKIDTKAKKTKTKQYSTSEEVLIRLVDKHPIVQKVLDFRGLKKLLSTYVEALPQLVNPKTGKIHTSYNQAIAATGRLSSNNPNLQNIPIRDAAGREIRKAFIPSDEEHTFFSADYSQIELRIMAALSGDEEMQRAFNEGKDIHSITAAKIYQIPESEVDSDMRRKAKTANFGIIYGISAFGLSQRLNIPRTEAKDLIDGYFENFPKIKAFMDQQIHLAREQGFVETIKGRRRYLNDINSANAVVRGMAERNAVNAPIQGSAADIIKIAMINIHNKMEEQNMKSKMILQVHDELNFDVYKPELETIRSLVKNEMENAVDIGVQLTVESNAADNWLDAH, encoded by the coding sequence ATGGCTGAAAACAAACAGCAAAAACTTTTTCTTTTAGACGCTTTCGCACTGATTTACCGCAGTTATTTCGCATTTATCCGCAATCCCAGGTTTAACTCAAAAGGTGTAAATACCTCGGCAATGCTGGGTGTTACAAATACCATTGTACAGTTGATGGAAAAAGAAGATCCGGAGAACCTGGCTGTAGTTTTCGATGTGTCGGCACCAACTTTCAGGCACGAAATGTATAAAGAATACAAGGCCAACCGCGATGAAATGCCGGAAGATTTGCGTAAGTCGATTCCGTACATTCGTAAAATTATTGAGGCATTTAATATTCCGATTATTGAAAAAGAGGGTTACGAAGCCGACGACGTAATTGGCACGCTGGCAAAAAAAGCCGAAAAAGAGGGTTTCACTACTTATATGATGACCCCCGATAAAGATTATGCACAACTGGTTTCTGATCAGATTTACATGTATAAACCAGGAAAAGCCGGTGGCGATGTAGAGATTTGGGGTTTACCCGAAGTACAGGAAAATTTTGGTATTGAAACCGCCGATCAGGTAATTGACATACTTGGATTAATGGGTGACTTGGCAGATAATATCCCGGGATGCCCCGGCGTTGGCCCCAAAACAGCACAAAAACTTATTGCTGAATACGGAAGTATTGAAGAGTTGTATAAAAACACCGATAAGTTAAAAGGCAAACAAAAAGAACGGATCGTTGAAAATGAGGAACAGGTGCGCCTTTCAAAAGTTCTGGCAACAATTATTACCGATGCTCCTGTTGAGTTTGACCTTAAGAATCTGAAGAAAGACGAGCTCAATAAAGAAGAATTAAAGAAACTTTTTGATGAGCTGGAATTTAAAACACTGATTTCGCGGTTAAAGCTTAGCGACACTCCCGTGGAAACTGCCATGCAGGGAACACTTTTTGGAGCACCCGAAGAAGCTGTTGTGGAAACTGAAACGCCGACAACAAAAGAAAATATTGATTCTGTTCCTCACCAATATTACCTGATTGAAACCGAATTACAACGCGCCAGTTTGCGGGCCGAACTTTCGGTACAAAAAGAATTCTGTTTTGATACTGAAACCACCGGACTTGATACAAAAACTGCCGAGATCGTTTGTTTGTCATTCGCGTTTAGAGAGCATGAAGCATTTTGTGTTACCATACCAACAGACCGCAAGGAAGCACAAAAAGTAATGGATGAGTTTCGCGACATTTTTGCCGATACGAACATCACCAAAATAGGGCAAAATATTAAGTTCGATATTCTAATATTGAAGAATTATGATGTTGAGGTAAAAGGAAAACTATACGACACCATGCTGGCCCACTACCTCATTCAGCCCGATATGAAACACAACCTCGACATGTTGTGTTTGCAATACCTGAATTACGAAAAAGTACCTACCGAAGATCTGATTGGTAAGAAAGGAAAAAACCAGCAGACCATGCGATCGGTGACAACTGAGAAGTTGCGTGATTATGCCTGCGAAGATGCCGACCTGACCTTACAATTAAAAAATGCTTTAAATCCTGAACTGGATAAAGCCGGTGTTCGTGAACTTTTTGAAACACTTGAAATGCCATTGGTACCCGTGCTCGTAAAAATGGAAAGCGCAGGAGTAAAACTAAACTCAGATGAATTAAATAAATCAGCCGAAGTTTTGCGTAACCAGATAATTGAACTGGAAAAAGAAATTATTGAACTGGCTGGCGAAGACTTTAATGTATCGTCGCCCAAACAGCTGGGGCCGATTCTTTTTGATAAGCTTAAAATTGATACCAAAGCAAAGAAAACCAAAACCAAACAATACTCAACTTCCGAAGAAGTATTAATACGTTTGGTCGACAAACACCCGATCGTTCAAAAAGTATTGGATTTCAGAGGATTGAAAAAACTCTTATCTACTTACGTTGAAGCCTTACCGCAATTGGTTAATCCAAAAACAGGAAAGATCCACACATCATATAACCAGGCAATTGCAGCCACCGGACGATTGAGTTCCAATAACCCAAATCTGCAGAATATTCCTATCCGCGATGCAGCAGGCCGCGAAATCCGGAAAGCTTTTATTCCTTCGGATGAAGAGCATACTTTCTTTTCTGCCGACTACTCGCAAATTGAGTTGCGGATTATGGCAGCACTAAGTGGAGATGAAGAAATGCAACGTGCTTTTAACGAGGGAAAAGACATTCACTCCATTACCGCAGCAAAAATTTATCAGATACCCGAAAGCGAAGTTGATTCAGACATGCGACGCAAGGCTAAAACCGCCAACTTCGGAATTATTTACGGTATTTCGGCATTCGGATTGTCGCAGCGTTTAAATATTCCTCGCACCGAAGCCAAAGATTTGATTGACGGCTATTTCGAGAATTTCCCGAAGATTAAAGCTTTTATGGACCAACAAATTCATCTGGCCCGCGAGCAGGGTTTTGTGGAAACCATAAAAGGTCGCCGACGCTATTTAAACGATATTAATTCGGCCAATGCAGTAGTACGCGGTATGGCAGAGCGAAATGCAGTGAATGCTCCAATTCAGGG
- a CDS encoding GNAT family protein → MEHIRVNDKIRLELINSSMAEIIFQTIDRDREYLKKWLPFVQYTSKIEDTQAFISSITQSSDKSDLVYTIWYNEEFAGLIGFKDTDWVNRKTELGYWLAEKMQGKGIITACVEKLVRFAFQKQKMNRIQIKVAEENLQSEKIPLKLGFVYEGTERQGEHHSTGYVNLKIYSKLKHEIAD, encoded by the coding sequence ATGGAACACATTAGAGTAAACGACAAAATCAGGCTCGAGCTGATTAACTCGTCGATGGCCGAAATTATATTTCAGACCATTGACCGCGATCGCGAATACCTGAAAAAATGGCTCCCGTTTGTACAGTACACCAGCAAAATTGAAGATACGCAGGCTTTTATATCAAGCATCACTCAAAGCAGCGATAAAAGCGATCTGGTCTACACTATATGGTACAACGAAGAATTTGCCGGACTGATTGGTTTTAAAGACACCGATTGGGTGAATCGGAAAACCGAACTCGGCTATTGGCTGGCCGAAAAAATGCAGGGGAAAGGAATTATAACCGCTTGTGTTGAAAAACTTGTTCGTTTTGCTTTTCAGAAACAAAAAATGAACCGCATACAGATTAAAGTGGCGGAAGAAAATCTACAGAGTGAGAAAATTCCATTAAAACTGGGATTCGTTTACGAAGGCACTGAACGTCAGGGCGAACACCACAGCACCGGGTATGTAAACCTTAAAATTTACAGCAAGCTCAAACACGAAATTGCAGATTAG